The following are encoded in a window of Mycolicibacterium tusciae JS617 genomic DNA:
- a CDS encoding ABC transporter permease encodes MTALGALTERALVSTARDGALPVEILSPVAYLAGFSVALQGLVETGDLSYAQYLVPAVVVQAVLLIGLLTADRAARDHLSGLGERLATLPIAAAVPVTARMVATLIRAALATAVALIAGYAFGFRITGGLVYAVAFAVITLLLCLAAALGADALGSRATSPVGTSHLLFVPQLLLFLLSTGIAPESTFPEWLRPVVRNQPVSQAAETLRGLASGHVDNLGVTVAWCAGMIAVFGAITLRMQRRLR; translated from the coding sequence ATGACCGCGCTGGGCGCCCTCACCGAACGAGCGCTGGTGTCGACGGCGCGCGACGGTGCGCTGCCTGTTGAGATATTGTCCCCGGTCGCGTATCTCGCTGGCTTCAGCGTGGCGTTGCAAGGCCTCGTGGAGACCGGAGATCTCAGCTATGCGCAGTATCTCGTGCCCGCGGTCGTGGTCCAGGCGGTGCTCTTGATCGGGCTGCTTACTGCGGATCGCGCGGCACGCGATCACCTGAGTGGGCTGGGCGAACGGTTGGCAACGCTGCCGATTGCCGCGGCGGTCCCCGTGACCGCGAGAATGGTGGCGACCCTGATACGCGCTGCGCTCGCGACGGCGGTGGCGTTGATCGCCGGCTACGCGTTCGGATTCCGAATCACCGGGGGGCTGGTGTACGCAGTGGCCTTCGCGGTCATTACGTTGCTGCTGTGCCTGGCCGCCGCATTGGGAGCCGATGCGCTTGGTTCGCGTGCAACCAGCCCAGTGGGGACCAGCCACCTGTTGTTCGTTCCCCAGCTGCTGCTGTTCTTGTTGTCCACTGGGATCGCCCCGGAGAGCACTTTCCCGGAGTGGTTGCGTCCGGTCGTGCGCAATCAGCCGGTGTCACAGGCCGCCGAAACATTGCGTGGTTTGGCCTCGGGTCATGTCGACAATTTAGGCGTCACCGTGGCTTGGTGCGCAGGCATGATCGCGGTGTTCGGCGCTATCACGCTGCGGATGCAGAGGCGGCTCCGGTGA
- a CDS encoding GDP-L-fucose synthase family protein, with the protein MTPPVGVLDRDSSVYIAGHRGLVGSALHRKFQTEGFTNILVRSRDRLDLTDRAATFDFVLESRPEIIIDAAARVGGIMANSTYPADFLSDNLRIQVNLLDAAVAARVPRLLFLGSSCIYPKFAPQPIEESALLTGPLEPTNDAYAIAKIAGILQVQAARRQYGLSWISAMPTNLYGPGDNFSPTGSHLLPALIRRYDEAKANGARAVTNWGTGTPRRELLHVDDLAGACLHLLEHFDSPDHVNVGTGVDHTISEIAGMVAEAVGYTGETHWDSTKPDGTPRKLLDVSAVRDAGWLPKIGLRDGIASTVAWYRANLDGIRQ; encoded by the coding sequence ATGACACCCCCAGTCGGCGTCCTTGACCGAGATTCTTCGGTGTACATCGCCGGGCACCGCGGTCTCGTAGGGTCTGCGTTACATCGAAAGTTCCAGACCGAGGGATTCACCAATATCCTTGTGCGGTCACGTGATCGACTCGACCTAACGGATCGCGCCGCGACGTTCGACTTCGTTCTCGAATCAAGGCCGGAGATCATCATCGATGCAGCCGCCCGCGTCGGCGGCATCATGGCGAACAGCACCTATCCGGCAGACTTCCTCTCCGATAACCTCCGGATTCAGGTCAACCTGCTAGACGCTGCGGTTGCCGCGCGGGTACCGCGGCTGCTGTTCCTCGGTTCTTCGTGCATCTACCCTAAGTTCGCGCCGCAACCCATCGAAGAGAGCGCGTTGCTCACCGGGCCTCTAGAACCAACCAACGATGCTTATGCGATCGCCAAGATCGCGGGCATTCTTCAGGTCCAGGCGGCGAGGCGGCAATATGGTCTGTCCTGGATCTCAGCGATGCCGACCAATCTCTACGGCCCTGGTGACAATTTCTCCCCTACCGGTTCCCACTTGCTCCCGGCGCTCATCCGCAGGTACGACGAAGCCAAGGCGAATGGAGCGCGGGCGGTGACCAACTGGGGAACTGGAACCCCACGGCGCGAGCTGCTCCATGTTGACGATCTGGCCGGCGCCTGTCTGCACCTGCTGGAACACTTTGACTCGCCCGACCACGTCAATGTCGGCACCGGGGTCGACCACACCATCAGCGAGATCGCCGGAATGGTCGCCGAAGCGGTGGGCTACACCGGCGAAACCCATTGGGACTCAACGAAGCCGGACGGAACGCCGCGCAAACTGTTGGACGTTTCGGCCGTGCGGGATGCGGGATGGCTGCCCAAAATCGGGCTGCGCGATGGGATTGCGTCAACGGTGGCGTGGTACCGCGCGAACCTCGACGGGATAAGACAATGA
- a CDS encoding SGNH hydrolase domain-containing protein — protein MVPSPWQNQLTLVPCSWQATDVFFVISGFLITGLLWREVSTAGTIRLRRFYGARARRLLPASATVGVIIAISAALLLPPLQSRPVFLDAIASALYVSNCWFFVQATDYFSDAAASPFLHYWSLGVEEQVYLLWPVIILGAGWVIRRVLRRDGAKATLSKTPYVSILLLVVAASFAASLVLTTAWPPAAFYLMPTRAWELAVGGLLALTVGQWRRLPSLPAAIVGWVGLAVLLVACTLLSATTPFPGTAALLPVVGAALIIGAGCAAPSWGVGRVLSLAPMRAVGRLSYSLYLWHWPVLLLAPPLLGHELGLAGRLVAVLVSAGLAVLTLRFIEDPFRFAEPVRRSAARSLALGGGVTAAAVCVGVVLLVVVPVPVGRGPAAVTLTVVSAPPHAGGNVQEYDSEVARTFAQVEAAVAASADLRAVPSNLEPPIVSAAAEQPAMFVNSCMRDFFQVDQPECASGDTASPTTVTLVGDSNAAMWTPAFQWVAEQRHWRLETMVKAGCPLFDRPLTTPRLRREYTECAQWRDRIIARLGSEHPRLIVLGLSRTYGNQGFTSYDSAWMESLTRLVRELRGTGAQVLLLGPIPDPQSVVPMCLSGHLDDVAVCSPPTSAALNEQGIAAESAAARSVGGYYADLSPLFCTAERCPAIVGNTLVYMDRVHITYEYARLLGPVMGALADRALIEG, from the coding sequence GTGGTCCCATCACCCTGGCAAAATCAGCTCACGCTGGTCCCATGCTCCTGGCAGGCGACAGACGTCTTTTTTGTCATCTCAGGCTTCCTGATCACCGGGCTCCTCTGGCGCGAGGTGTCGACCGCCGGGACCATCCGGCTGCGGCGGTTCTACGGTGCGCGGGCACGCCGACTTCTGCCTGCGTCAGCCACCGTAGGCGTGATCATTGCGATTAGCGCGGCACTCCTGCTACCGCCGTTGCAGTCCCGACCCGTCTTCCTCGACGCCATCGCGAGCGCCCTGTATGTCAGCAACTGCTGGTTCTTTGTCCAGGCCACCGACTACTTTTCCGACGCCGCCGCGTCGCCCTTTCTTCACTACTGGTCGCTGGGTGTCGAGGAGCAGGTCTATCTGTTGTGGCCGGTAATCATCCTCGGCGCGGGATGGGTCATCCGGCGCGTGCTCCGCCGCGACGGCGCGAAGGCCACGTTGTCGAAGACTCCGTACGTCTCAATTCTCCTGCTGGTCGTGGCCGCATCGTTCGCGGCGTCGCTGGTGCTGACCACGGCCTGGCCTCCTGCAGCGTTCTACCTGATGCCCACCCGAGCCTGGGAACTGGCCGTCGGCGGTTTGCTGGCGCTCACGGTCGGCCAATGGCGCCGACTTCCGTCATTACCCGCTGCAATTGTTGGATGGGTTGGACTCGCCGTGCTCCTGGTGGCGTGCACTCTACTGAGCGCCACCACGCCCTTCCCTGGCACCGCGGCGTTGCTTCCCGTAGTCGGCGCCGCGTTGATCATCGGCGCGGGTTGCGCCGCGCCCAGCTGGGGAGTCGGGCGTGTTCTCTCCTTGGCGCCGATGCGAGCCGTAGGCCGACTGTCGTACTCGTTGTATCTCTGGCACTGGCCAGTGTTGTTGCTCGCACCGCCACTCCTCGGTCACGAGTTGGGATTGGCAGGCAGGCTGGTAGCGGTCCTCGTATCCGCGGGCCTGGCTGTGCTTACCTTGCGCTTCATCGAGGACCCTTTCCGTTTCGCTGAACCAGTGCGTCGATCAGCTGCCCGCAGTCTTGCGCTGGGCGGTGGCGTCACCGCGGCCGCGGTCTGTGTGGGCGTGGTGCTGCTGGTGGTGGTACCGGTACCGGTCGGCCGCGGCCCGGCGGCCGTAACGTTGACAGTCGTTTCGGCGCCTCCCCACGCGGGCGGAAATGTTCAGGAGTACGACTCAGAAGTGGCGCGCACATTCGCGCAAGTTGAGGCTGCGGTCGCAGCATCTGCCGACCTGAGGGCTGTCCCGTCGAACCTAGAACCTCCTATAGTCAGCGCGGCTGCGGAACAACCGGCCATGTTCGTCAATAGCTGCATGCGCGATTTCTTCCAAGTCGATCAGCCCGAGTGTGCGTCGGGTGACACCGCATCGCCGACTACGGTCACCCTGGTCGGCGATTCGAATGCCGCGATGTGGACCCCGGCGTTTCAGTGGGTCGCCGAGCAGCGGCACTGGCGCCTGGAGACCATGGTCAAGGCGGGTTGCCCGTTGTTCGACCGTCCCCTCACTACGCCACGCCTTCGTCGCGAATACACCGAATGCGCGCAGTGGCGCGATCGGATCATCGCGCGATTAGGGTCCGAACACCCACGACTGATCGTTTTAGGCCTCTCGCGTACCTACGGCAATCAAGGCTTTACGTCATACGACTCCGCGTGGATGGAGAGCCTGACTCGTCTCGTGCGCGAGCTGCGCGGCACCGGCGCGCAGGTGCTGCTCCTCGGACCGATCCCAGACCCTCAATCAGTCGTGCCAATGTGCCTGTCCGGCCATCTCGACGACGTCGCGGTCTGTTCGCCTCCGACGTCGGCCGCGTTGAACGAGCAAGGTATCGCGGCCGAATCCGCGGCCGCCAGGTCCGTTGGCGGATATTACGCGGACCTCAGCCCCCTCTTCTGCACCGCCGAACGTTGCCCGGCCATCGTGGGCAACACTCTGGTTTATATGGACCGGGTGCACATCACGTACGAATACGCGCGGCTGCTGGGGCCGGTGATGGGTGCACTGGCCGATCGCGCGCTCATCGAAGGCTGA
- a CDS encoding ABC transporter permease, protein MTSHARPQHSFLSQNWAHASRLLIRWRRDATVAVGSLIFPICLLLAYEVVLGDRVHEVTGVESVYGLVPICAVLSALFGAFSTAVGIAWERDSGLLSRMWVLPVHRASALTGRLTAEALRALIGTIVLTALGVAMGLRFSHGWLSALVYVLVPVIVVVGFTSLVMALAIRSANQGIMTWLAAITVSLAFVNPGTTPIAMFPEWFRPFVQWQPMSPPIEAMRALAHGGPLLRPVAMTLMWVIVLLVVFIPIAVHGYRHAAESNA, encoded by the coding sequence GTGACGTCCCATGCTCGGCCCCAGCACTCCTTCCTGAGTCAGAATTGGGCGCACGCAAGTCGACTCCTGATTCGATGGCGTCGCGATGCAACGGTGGCGGTGGGCTCGCTGATCTTTCCGATCTGTCTCCTGCTTGCGTACGAAGTTGTGCTTGGCGACCGGGTGCATGAGGTCACCGGCGTTGAGAGCGTTTACGGTCTAGTTCCGATTTGCGCTGTGCTGTCCGCGTTGTTCGGTGCTTTCAGCACCGCCGTTGGGATTGCGTGGGAGAGGGATTCGGGGTTGCTCAGCAGGATGTGGGTGCTGCCGGTACACCGGGCGAGTGCGCTGACAGGACGGCTGACCGCCGAGGCCCTACGTGCGCTCATCGGCACAATCGTCCTTACTGCGCTCGGGGTGGCGATGGGTTTACGGTTTAGCCACGGCTGGTTAAGTGCGCTGGTCTACGTTCTGGTCCCCGTGATCGTGGTGGTCGGTTTCACGTCCCTGGTAATGGCTTTGGCCATCCGCAGCGCCAATCAGGGCATCATGACCTGGCTGGCCGCAATCACCGTCTCCTTGGCTTTCGTCAACCCCGGCACCACCCCCATCGCGATGTTTCCGGAGTGGTTTCGACCTTTCGTTCAATGGCAACCGATGTCACCACCTATCGAGGCGATGCGGGCACTGGCTCACGGGGGGCCGTTGCTACGACCCGTGGCGATGACTCTGATGTGGGTGATCGTGCTGCTCGTGGTGTTTATCCCGATCGCGGTGCACGGCTATCGGCACGCCGCGGAATCCAACGCGTAG
- a CDS encoding glycosyltransferase family 2 protein yields MTEPLFSIIVPTFNAAATLHACLDSVRHQTYEDFQLVIVDGGSTDGTLDTADSFASDLGTRLVIHSGPDQGAYDAMNRGVSLSTGSWLLFLGADDTLYESDTLARVAAFIAEHQPSDLVYGDVLLRSTSSRHAGPFDLDRLLFETNIGHQSIFYHRKLFDGIGPYSLRYPVCADWDFNIRCFSNPALVTRYMDIVVARYNDMTGISMNKDREFNKRLPLYLWTSNLTRGMTRERRSAVLQSYLRWFRIKVFRSRNAN; encoded by the coding sequence ATGACGGAGCCACTCTTTTCAATCATCGTTCCCACGTTCAATGCGGCGGCAACCCTGCACGCCTGCCTTGACAGCGTTCGGCACCAGACATACGAAGACTTTCAGCTCGTCATTGTCGACGGTGGGTCGACGGACGGAACACTCGACACCGCCGACAGCTTTGCCTCCGACCTCGGAACTCGCCTGGTCATCCATTCTGGTCCCGACCAGGGCGCCTACGACGCCATGAATCGCGGTGTCAGCTTGTCTACCGGCAGTTGGCTTCTCTTCCTGGGTGCCGACGACACTCTCTACGAGTCCGACACCCTGGCTCGCGTCGCCGCGTTCATCGCAGAACATCAGCCGAGCGATCTAGTGTATGGCGATGTGCTGTTGCGATCGACGTCGTCGCGCCACGCAGGACCCTTCGACTTGGATCGACTGTTGTTCGAGACAAATATCGGTCACCAGTCGATCTTCTACCACCGCAAGCTGTTCGACGGCATTGGCCCCTACAGCTTGCGCTACCCCGTCTGCGCCGACTGGGATTTCAATATCCGCTGCTTCTCGAACCCCGCACTCGTCACCCGATATATGGACATCGTCGTTGCGCGATACAACGACATGACCGGTATCAGCATGAATAAGGATAGAGAGTTCAACAAGCGGCTACCGCTGTACCTATGGACGTCGAATTTAACCCGCGGTATGACGAGGGAGCGCCGCAGCGCGGTGTTGCAATCGTACCTTCGGTGGTTCCGCATCAAAGTGTTTCGGTCACGCAATGCCAACTGA
- a CDS encoding daunorubicin resistance protein DrrA family ABC transporter ATP-binding protein has protein sequence MSSLAIDIIDLAKKFAGNTPALSGVSFSVDPGTVCGLLGHNGAGKTTTINILSTLIRPSSGSAVVNGYDVVRQPAKVRESIGITGQFTAMDPMLTGRENLMLFGRLRGLRRRNAKSRADELIEQFDLVAAADRRVSTYSGGMRRRVDLASALVVLPRVLFLDEPTTGLDPRSRRDMWALVSSLALQGITVLLTTQYLEEADVLSDSIVVLDHGQVIASGTAEELKRRVGTSYCQVTPANPVDLRRVAAALAGLNGVDLDSDTSSVSIFAPDGVATLAEVFRRVDALGIELADISLRKPSLDEAFLHLTGRTVGRS, from the coding sequence GTGAGCTCATTGGCGATCGACATTATCGACCTTGCGAAGAAATTTGCGGGCAACACGCCTGCGTTGTCTGGCGTGAGCTTCTCAGTTGACCCCGGGACGGTATGCGGCCTGCTTGGTCACAATGGCGCCGGCAAGACGACTACCATCAACATCCTCTCTACGCTGATCCGCCCGAGTTCCGGAAGTGCCGTTGTCAACGGATATGACGTGGTGCGCCAGCCCGCGAAGGTGCGCGAGAGTATTGGGATCACTGGTCAGTTCACGGCGATGGACCCGATGCTCACCGGCAGGGAAAACCTTATGTTGTTCGGCAGACTGCGCGGCCTGCGTCGTCGGAACGCCAAGTCTCGCGCTGACGAGCTGATCGAACAATTCGACCTCGTCGCTGCCGCCGACCGACGGGTCTCGACCTATTCCGGCGGCATGCGGCGACGTGTTGACCTTGCCAGCGCTCTGGTGGTGTTGCCCAGGGTGCTCTTCCTCGATGAACCGACTACGGGGCTGGATCCACGGAGCCGCCGCGACATGTGGGCGTTGGTGAGTTCGCTTGCATTGCAAGGTATTACCGTGCTGCTCACGACGCAATACCTGGAAGAGGCCGATGTGTTGAGCGATTCGATCGTCGTCCTTGACCACGGGCAAGTGATCGCCAGTGGCACCGCCGAGGAGCTCAAGCGCCGGGTGGGCACGAGTTATTGCCAGGTGACCCCGGCCAATCCGGTCGATTTACGGCGGGTCGCTGCGGCGCTGGCCGGACTCAACGGGGTCGATCTGGACTCCGATACGAGTTCGGTGTCTATCTTTGCCCCCGATGGCGTGGCCACCCTGGCAGAGGTATTTCGTCGGGTGGACGCGCTCGGCATCGAACTCGCCGACATCTCGCTGCGCAAGCCCTCGCTCGACGAGGCGTTCCTGCACCTCACCGGACGGACTGTCGGCCGATCATGA
- the istA gene encoding IS21 family transposase, producing MAFREVSVNEIREVLRVWLGVAGLPAPGYRTIAAHCGVDRKTVRRYVEAAQAAGLRRSDSVEAVDDGLIGAVADAVRPVRPDGHGAAWEQLVGFEQQITAWVAGDGEQRPLTITKIHTLLARQGCLVPYRTLNRFAGERCGFGAKDTTVRVTDGDPGVECQIDFGYLGMLTDADDGRRRKVHALIFTAVYSRHMFVWLSYSQTLAAVIAGSEAAWDFFGGVFAVLIPDNLKPVIAAADAVNPRFTQGWLDYASHVGFLTDPARVRSPKDKPRVERAVQYVRGNFWDGETFTSLEEAQQAATAWCVRTAGTRIHGSTCARPLEVFTTAEQALLLPAPGVYDVPVFKAVKVHRDFHAEAAKALYSLPEHWIGHTLDVRADSELVKFYHRGVLVKVHPRQPPGGRSTDRADLPEHKAVYAMRDLAALIATCAAHGPNIGIYAERILDDPLPWTRMRTVYRLQGLVRRYGADRVERACSLSLDLDVVSVNKIASMLERGTESAAPQLPRAVGQATTRFTRCPSEFNTPTTSLTIVTDETTPQEIR from the coding sequence ATGGCTTTTCGGGAGGTCAGTGTGAACGAGATCAGGGAAGTGCTGCGGGTGTGGCTGGGGGTCGCCGGGTTGCCGGCACCGGGTTACCGCACGATTGCCGCGCATTGCGGCGTGGACCGCAAAACGGTGCGCCGCTACGTCGAGGCCGCGCAGGCGGCTGGTTTGCGCCGTAGCGACAGCGTCGAGGCTGTCGATGACGGGTTGATCGGGGCGGTCGCCGACGCGGTGCGCCCAGTACGCCCGGATGGTCACGGCGCGGCGTGGGAACAGTTGGTGGGGTTCGAGCAGCAGATCACCGCGTGGGTAGCCGGCGACGGTGAACAACGTCCGTTGACGATCACCAAGATCCACACCCTGCTGGCTCGCCAAGGCTGCCTGGTGCCGTATCGCACGTTGAACCGATTCGCCGGTGAGCGTTGCGGTTTCGGTGCCAAGGACACCACGGTGCGGGTCACCGATGGGGATCCCGGGGTGGAATGCCAGATCGATTTCGGCTACCTGGGGATGCTCACCGATGCCGATGATGGGCGGCGCCGCAAGGTGCACGCGTTGATCTTCACCGCCGTCTACTCCCGGCACATGTTCGTGTGGCTGTCCTACTCCCAAACCCTGGCGGCGGTGATCGCCGGCTCTGAGGCGGCGTGGGATTTCTTCGGCGGCGTGTTCGCGGTGCTGATCCCGGACAACTTGAAGCCGGTGATCGCCGCTGCTGATGCGGTCAACCCGCGATTCACCCAGGGGTGGCTCGACTACGCCAGCCATGTCGGATTCCTCACCGACCCGGCCCGCGTGCGCTCTCCGAAGGACAAGCCGCGGGTGGAACGGGCGGTGCAGTACGTGCGCGGAAACTTCTGGGACGGTGAAACATTCACTAGCCTCGAGGAGGCGCAGCAGGCTGCGACGGCGTGGTGTGTGCGTACTGCCGGCACCCGCATCCACGGCAGCACCTGTGCACGCCCGCTGGAGGTGTTCACCACCGCCGAGCAGGCCCTGCTGCTGCCGGCGCCGGGTGTCTACGACGTGCCGGTGTTCAAAGCGGTGAAGGTGCACCGCGATTTCCACGCCGAGGCGGCCAAGGCGCTGTACTCGCTGCCCGAGCACTGGATCGGGCACACCCTCGACGTCCGTGCCGACAGTGAGCTGGTGAAGTTCTATCACCGCGGTGTGCTGGTGAAAGTCCATCCCCGCCAGCCTCCGGGTGGCCGCAGCACCGACCGCGCCGACTTACCCGAACACAAAGCCGTCTACGCGATGCGGGACCTGGCGGCGTTGATCGCTACGTGCGCTGCTCACGGCCCCAACATCGGGATCTACGCCGAACGCATCCTGGATGACCCGCTGCCCTGGACCCGGATGCGCACCGTTTACCGGCTCCAAGGCCTGGTCCGCCGCTACGGCGCCGATCGCGTCGAACGGGCGTGCTCACTGTCGCTGGACCTCGATGTCGTCTCGGTCAACAAGATCGCCTCCATGCTGGAGCGCGGCACCGAGAGCGCCGCCCCGCAACTGCCACGAGCAGTCGGACAGGCAACTACCCGTTTCACCCGATGCCCCTCGGAATTCAATACTCCAACAACATCATTGACCATCGTCACCGACGAAACCACACCGCAGGAGATCCGCTGA
- the istB gene encoding IS21-like element helper ATPase IstB, with product MTTHRAPADPVGADLTRLLKALKLGALADTLPERAALARQHKLSHIGFLETLLADEVSRRESRSAALRATKAGLDPTMRFDTWTAQDDLRYDRTLLGDLTSLRFLDAGQSAIILGPVGVGKTHLATALGHMAIRRRYTVQFARSDKLFTRLRAARLDNTVDTEIRRLTAIDVLIIDDFALRPLGATETSDFYEIIVERHRAKTTIVTSNREPAEWLTMTADTLLAQSAIDRLTATAHTLVIEGPSYRQRTRPGQLDPDHPDEHPQ from the coding sequence ATGACGACTCACCGCGCACCCGCCGACCCAGTCGGCGCTGACCTGACCCGACTGCTCAAAGCCCTCAAACTCGGTGCTCTGGCCGACACCCTGCCCGAACGGGCCGCCCTGGCCCGCCAGCACAAACTCAGCCACATCGGATTCCTCGAAACACTTCTCGCCGACGAGGTATCCCGACGCGAATCCCGTTCAGCTGCCCTACGGGCGACCAAAGCCGGACTCGACCCGACGATGCGCTTCGACACCTGGACCGCACAAGACGACCTGCGCTACGACCGCACCCTGCTCGGCGACCTGACCTCGCTACGATTCCTCGACGCCGGACAGTCCGCGATCATCCTCGGACCCGTCGGCGTAGGCAAGACACATCTAGCAACCGCACTGGGACACATGGCGATTCGACGACGCTACACCGTACAGTTCGCCCGATCCGACAAACTGTTCACCCGGCTACGCGCCGCCCGCCTCGACAACACCGTCGACACCGAGATCCGTCGACTAACCGCCATCGACGTCCTCATCATCGACGACTTCGCACTCAGGCCCCTCGGCGCCACCGAAACCAGCGACTTCTACGAAATCATCGTCGAACGACACCGCGCCAAAACGACCATCGTGACCTCCAACCGAGAACCCGCCGAATGGCTGACCATGACCGCCGACACCCTGCTCGCACAATCAGCCATCGACAGACTCACCGCCACCGCCCACACCCTCGTCATCGAAGGACCGTCCTACCGGCAACGCACCCGACCCGGCCAGCTTGACCCAGACCACCCCGACGAGCATCCTCAATAA
- a CDS encoding FkbM family methyltransferase, with protein sequence MDLSYRARLIAQRAGLEISSYSPQLDWPRNFMTQLQQHHVNVVLDVGANSGQYATGLRQAGFEGRILSFEPLSEPFSLLERKASKDPLWDCERCALGNDDGTISINVAANAGESSSVLPMLKSHQDAFPWANYKDVEEVPIFRLDSKVSEVLGPTDVAFLKIDVQGFEKEVLAGAESTVNDRCVGVQLELSLIPLYEGAMLIREALDLVHSLGFTLTGLLPAVTDVRSGRMLQADGIFFREND encoded by the coding sequence GTGGATTTGTCTTACCGCGCTCGTTTGATCGCCCAACGCGCCGGTCTCGAAATATCGAGCTACTCTCCCCAGCTGGACTGGCCGCGAAATTTCATGACGCAGCTGCAACAACATCACGTCAACGTTGTCCTTGATGTCGGCGCAAACTCGGGTCAATATGCAACTGGGTTGCGCCAAGCGGGCTTCGAGGGTCGTATCCTCTCGTTCGAACCCTTGTCCGAGCCGTTCTCGCTCCTGGAACGGAAGGCATCTAAGGATCCGTTATGGGATTGCGAGCGGTGCGCTTTGGGCAACGACGATGGAACGATCTCAATCAATGTTGCGGCCAATGCTGGTGAAAGTTCTTCAGTATTGCCAATGCTGAAGAGCCATCAGGACGCCTTTCCGTGGGCGAATTACAAGGACGTCGAGGAAGTGCCGATTTTTCGGCTTGATTCCAAGGTGTCAGAAGTCTTGGGTCCCACCGATGTCGCGTTCCTCAAGATCGATGTTCAGGGCTTTGAAAAGGAAGTGCTTGCTGGTGCAGAGTCGACGGTGAATGATCGTTGCGTCGGCGTGCAGCTCGAGCTGTCGCTCATACCGTTGTATGAGGGCGCGATGCTCATTCGTGAGGCACTCGATCTGGTGCATTCGTTGGGCTTCACTCTGACGGGCTTGCTGCCGGCAGTCACTGATGTGCGCAGTGGTCGAATGTTGCAGGCCGACGGCATCTTCTTCCGTGAGAACGACTGA
- the gmd gene encoding GDP-mannose 4,6-dehydratase: MKRALITGITGQDGSYLAELLLNKGYEVHGLIRRASTFNTSRIDHLYVDPHEEDARLFLHYGDLTDGTRLVTLLGTIEPDEVYNLAAQSHVRVSFDEPVHTGDTTGIGAIRLLEAVRLAKVQCRFYQASSSEMFGASPPPQNEQTPFYPRSPYGAAKVYSYWVTRNYREAYGLYAVNGILFNHESPRRGETFVTRKITRAVARIKAGIQSNVYMGNLDAVRDWGYAPEYVEGMWRMLQAPEPDDYVLATGRGYTVQEFARVAFDHVGLDWQKYVKFDDRYLRPTEVDSLIGDAGKAARALGWKASTHTAELARIMVEADIAALECEGTPWIDKPIISDRA; the protein is encoded by the coding sequence GTGAAGCGAGCACTCATAACTGGGATCACCGGACAAGACGGCTCGTATCTTGCCGAACTGCTGCTGAACAAGGGCTATGAAGTCCACGGACTGATCCGTCGAGCATCGACATTCAACACGTCCCGAATCGATCACCTCTACGTTGATCCGCACGAGGAGGATGCACGGTTGTTCCTGCACTACGGCGATCTCACCGACGGTACGCGCTTGGTCACACTGCTCGGCACCATCGAACCCGATGAGGTGTACAACTTGGCGGCGCAATCGCATGTGCGCGTCAGTTTCGACGAGCCCGTCCACACCGGCGACACCACCGGCATCGGGGCGATTCGACTGCTCGAGGCCGTGCGCCTGGCCAAAGTGCAATGCCGCTTCTATCAAGCGTCGTCCTCAGAGATGTTCGGCGCATCTCCCCCACCCCAGAATGAGCAGACACCGTTCTATCCGCGCTCACCATACGGCGCGGCAAAGGTCTACTCCTACTGGGTGACACGCAACTACCGCGAGGCGTACGGCTTGTACGCGGTGAACGGCATTCTGTTCAATCACGAATCCCCTCGGCGCGGTGAGACATTCGTGACGCGAAAGATCACCCGTGCCGTGGCGCGCATCAAAGCCGGTATTCAGTCGAATGTCTATATGGGCAATCTCGATGCTGTCCGCGACTGGGGATACGCACCCGAGTACGTGGAAGGAATGTGGCGGATGCTGCAGGCCCCTGAGCCGGACGACTACGTTCTCGCGACGGGGCGCGGCTACACGGTGCAGGAGTTCGCCCGAGTCGCCTTCGACCATGTTGGTCTGGACTGGCAGAAGTACGTGAAATTCGATGACCGCTATCTGCGACCCACCGAAGTGGATTCGCTGATCGGTGATGCCGGCAAGGCCGCCCGAGCGCTGGGCTGGAAGGCCTCCACACACACCGCCGAATTGGCGCGGATCATGGTGGAGGCCGACATCGCAGCACTGGAGTGCGAGGGCACGCCGTGGATTGACAAGCCGATCATCTCCGACCGGGCGTAA